A window of the Aquimarina spinulae genome harbors these coding sequences:
- a CDS encoding T9SS type A sorting domain-containing protein, with product MNDVKKNETMTNVYKMPLTINYKSIMSMLVFVMMCAGIFAQAGDTTTEKTKIVVEEFIRGLGFDPRTDQISVFAVYEDPTKGYVIPDFGGKPATNGQQFIFWSKFFYYDVFKYPFNTAPNNPLQKDYISFGDFNEGVQKSISHNQSRVAPFNQYLQREYYFEHKVKEIRIHFNYRKKKNSSDRHEEVYSFPVGGVDPCQPQTINTGIVNGSLPVGRDINPQSINFRFRVIPLPGITRGGSGVNIAGFNDPMRVNATGPHHPNVYHWKYRIEGEGGSNIRPIANAFRQGDFANGNLGFVNKTNYLWIDIPTAPNRSIFDLRPSDFLGGLGNEDTFLDKTIIIGAFSRNGCDSHTVHHNFTSFRIVRSAPYFQIERNTPVTCKGGSDGEVSINFTPFKSGDQLNFTLHKKLASGIYDTGVAYSNITPTGTVSSMTFSNLPAGDYKFDNLIGKYIRGGVLQNFYTDGEFHTLEFTVREPDAVAFAREPADDKTDVWCFDGADGEILLTATGGVGGYQYLLRKESDTFGTNWISFASGTTHSITGLEIDTYYIKLRDRNGCISKDTLNNDLVKQVMIDKPDAPVDVEVELINEPRAFGFEDGRMSARIFNGTPFTDGTYTFVWKNERGDVLNTAINTVLSGDQGYQTLLHSVGAGVYTLDVFDANFNPATDKKGCFVTNIQFNLQQPEPLEVTIEVFNLISCHIENEYSDGIDFIDPIGIADQFQDGALIATVTGGVPFDKTTLAKAGECRENFSLYCYRWKKNVGGVWQDIADNDEIIEGLSVGTYALNVEDANGIVLGTYEEYTDIDGSREYRLIQAVDSTKYLAQPDKLEISFQNTEVTCASGGDATAKAVVTGGTKPYTYQWSNGETTSTINNLIAGTYLVFVIDAKGCEIEGRIKIDQPNGIEITPISVISPTCFGGNDGSIRVDVEGGSPPYRYRWNTGSTSSTNITNLSSGIYSIEVTDSKGCKAIYEEILKDPDPVVVRLENKRTLCKDQSFNLDITIDDPGATYSWSGDNGFTSSNSKVELNQSGRYIVTITNSIGCVGVGEIEVEVTNIPIDSDFLITTQAYTNQEVILVNISEPIGETIEWTIPEGVEVVSETEDQIVLVFDEEGSYDVILRSTQGDCYQDFTRTVLVQPTIVGPAVSNSENDFIEEFIVFPNPNGGNFQTKIGLTEESNVTLKIISLMSGAIVDQRVEGSNIDFLLDYSLALPTGVYLMLLETPRGSETRKLVFE from the coding sequence ATGAATGATGTAAAAAAGAATGAAACTATGACCAATGTATATAAAATGCCCCTAACTATTAACTATAAGAGTATCATGTCAATGCTAGTTTTTGTAATGATGTGTGCTGGTATATTTGCTCAGGCTGGTGATACTACAACAGAGAAAACAAAAATAGTAGTAGAGGAATTTATTCGTGGACTGGGATTTGATCCTCGTACAGATCAGATAAGTGTTTTTGCTGTGTACGAAGACCCTACCAAAGGATATGTTATACCTGACTTTGGAGGCAAGCCTGCAACAAATGGCCAACAGTTTATTTTTTGGAGTAAATTTTTCTATTATGACGTTTTTAAATATCCCTTTAATACAGCACCCAATAATCCGTTACAAAAAGATTATATATCGTTTGGCGATTTTAATGAGGGTGTTCAGAAATCTATTAGTCATAATCAATCTAGAGTTGCTCCTTTTAATCAATATTTGCAACGAGAATATTACTTTGAGCATAAAGTAAAAGAAATCCGTATTCATTTTAATTATAGAAAAAAAAAGAACAGTAGTGATAGACATGAGGAAGTATATTCTTTTCCTGTTGGTGGGGTAGATCCATGTCAACCACAAACGATCAATACAGGAATTGTTAATGGTAGCCTCCCTGTGGGGCGTGATATAAACCCCCAAAGTATTAATTTTAGATTTAGAGTAATTCCTTTGCCGGGTATAACAAGAGGAGGCTCTGGTGTTAATATAGCAGGATTTAATGATCCAATGAGAGTCAATGCCACTGGTCCTCATCACCCCAATGTATACCATTGGAAATATAGAATAGAAGGAGAAGGAGGGTCAAACATACGGCCAATAGCAAACGCTTTCAGACAAGGAGATTTTGCTAATGGTAATCTTGGTTTTGTTAATAAAACCAATTATCTATGGATCGACATTCCTACTGCTCCTAATAGATCGATATTTGACTTAAGACCAAGTGATTTTTTAGGAGGACTCGGTAATGAAGATACCTTTTTGGATAAAACCATTATCATAGGAGCATTTTCAAGGAATGGATGTGATAGTCATACCGTACATCATAATTTTACATCATTTAGGATCGTTAGGTCTGCACCCTATTTTCAAATTGAAAGGAATACACCTGTAACTTGTAAAGGTGGAAGTGATGGTGAAGTATCCATTAATTTTACTCCATTTAAGTCTGGTGATCAATTAAATTTCACACTACATAAAAAACTTGCCAGTGGTATTTATGATACTGGTGTAGCGTATTCAAATATAACCCCTACAGGAACAGTATCCAGTATGACGTTTTCTAATCTCCCGGCAGGGGATTATAAATTCGATAACCTTATAGGGAAGTATATACGAGGTGGGGTTCTTCAGAATTTTTATACAGATGGAGAATTCCATACATTAGAATTTACCGTAAGGGAACCAGATGCAGTTGCTTTTGCAAGGGAACCAGCCGATGATAAAACAGATGTTTGGTGTTTTGATGGGGCTGATGGTGAGATTTTATTAACTGCTACAGGAGGTGTAGGTGGATATCAATATCTTTTGAGAAAAGAAAGCGACACTTTTGGAACCAATTGGATCTCATTTGCTTCGGGAACAACACATTCTATTACAGGATTAGAGATTGATACGTATTATATAAAATTGAGGGATAGAAATGGTTGTATTTCAAAAGATACTTTAAATAATGATCTAGTGAAACAGGTAATGATAGATAAGCCTGATGCCCCGGTCGATGTTGAGGTAGAACTTATTAACGAACCAAGAGCTTTTGGTTTTGAAGATGGAAGAATGAGTGCTAGAATTTTTAACGGAACTCCTTTTACAGATGGCACGTATACATTTGTATGGAAAAATGAAAGAGGGGATGTACTCAATACAGCTATAAATACAGTCCTTTCTGGCGATCAGGGATATCAAACCCTACTGCATTCAGTTGGGGCAGGAGTGTATACTCTAGATGTATTTGATGCTAATTTTAACCCTGCTACTGATAAAAAAGGATGTTTTGTAACCAATATTCAGTTTAATTTACAGCAACCAGAGCCGTTAGAAGTTACTATAGAAGTTTTTAACCTTATTTCATGTCATATCGAAAATGAATATAGCGACGGAATTGATTTTATCGACCCTATTGGGATTGCAGATCAGTTTCAGGATGGAGCGTTAATAGCAACTGTAACAGGAGGTGTTCCTTTTGATAAAACTACTCTTGCTAAAGCTGGAGAGTGTAGAGAAAATTTTAGTTTGTATTGTTATCGTTGGAAAAAAAATGTAGGTGGAGTTTGGCAAGACATTGCTGATAATGATGAGATTATTGAGGGATTGAGTGTAGGCACTTATGCATTAAATGTTGAGGATGCAAATGGAATTGTTTTAGGAACTTATGAAGAGTATACAGATATTGATGGCTCTAGAGAATATAGACTAATTCAGGCTGTTGATAGTACAAAATATTTAGCACAACCTGATAAACTAGAAATTTCCTTTCAAAATACAGAAGTGACTTGTGCTAGCGGAGGTGATGCAACAGCAAAAGCTGTGGTTACAGGTGGAACAAAACCATATACATATCAATGGAGTAACGGAGAGACAACATCAACAATAAACAATCTCATAGCAGGTACTTATCTTGTTTTTGTAATAGACGCCAAAGGATGTGAGATTGAAGGTAGAATAAAAATTGATCAACCTAACGGGATTGAAATAACCCCGATATCAGTAATATCACCAACATGTTTTGGTGGGAATGATGGAAGCATACGTGTAGATGTCGAAGGAGGCAGCCCTCCTTATCGTTATCGTTGGAATACAGGTAGTACATCATCTACTAATATTACAAATTTATCTTCAGGGATCTATAGCATAGAAGTAACCGATAGTAAAGGGTGTAAAGCTATTTATGAAGAAATATTAAAAGATCCAGATCCTGTTGTTGTTCGCTTAGAGAATAAAAGAACTCTTTGTAAAGATCAATCATTTAATCTTGATATTACAATTGATGATCCTGGAGCGACGTATTCATGGTCAGGTGATAATGGGTTTACGAGTTCGAATAGTAAAGTAGAACTTAATCAATCAGGCAGATACATTGTGACTATTACAAATAGTATTGGATGTGTTGGAGTAGGAGAAATAGAGGTAGAAGTTACAAATATTCCAATAGATTCAGATTTTTTGATTACTACTCAGGCATATACTAATCAGGAGGTTATACTGGTCAATATTAGTGAGCCAATTGGGGAAACAATAGAATGGACAATCCCTGAAGGAGTAGAAGTAGTTTCTGAAACAGAGGATCAAATAGTTCTCGTATTCGATGAAGAAGGATCGTATGATGTTATTCTGAGGTCAACTCAAGGAGACTGTTA